One Acidobacteriota bacterium genomic window carries:
- a CDS encoding DUF6599 family protein produces the protein MNFLKILIMLFVIFTVLCLFPQKLTDLKDYLPLEKDIPGLRIVEKLRYFYPKNLYEYINGAAEVYNSYGFKKVINVEYEFKRKSRYTFIVDLYEMKDVNNAFGIYSNERPPEANFIEVGAEGYFEEFILNFWKDRFYIKILTFDAGDEFKNVLIKSAKVIANKLPGKNENPPIISLFPEQNKIKNSEIFINKGVLGYLFLKEGFIANYKYNGKQFRVFIIFSDNIKEIEKMFSDYKNNLSLQGIFAEKISGLGEEAFFSRDPYHREVYVVKYRKHLIGVIDGIDKGIAFSYLSKILQRIREKKS, from the coding sequence ATGAACTTTTTAAAAATTCTTATAATGTTATTTGTAATTTTTACTGTTCTGTGTTTGTTCCCACAGAAATTAACTGATTTGAAGGATTATCTTCCTTTAGAAAAAGATATACCGGGGCTTCGAATCGTTGAAAAACTTAGATATTTTTATCCTAAAAATCTCTACGAATATATAAATGGAGCAGCTGAAGTTTACAATTCTTATGGGTTTAAAAAAGTTATTAACGTTGAGTATGAATTTAAGAGAAAATCCAGATATACGTTTATTGTAGATTTGTATGAGATGAAGGATGTTAATAATGCTTTTGGAATTTATAGCAATGAGAGGCCTCCGGAAGCCAATTTTATAGAGGTTGGAGCTGAGGGTTATTTTGAAGAATTTATACTAAATTTCTGGAAAGATCGATTCTACATCAAAATTCTTACTTTTGATGCGGGAGATGAATTTAAGAATGTACTTATTAAAAGCGCAAAAGTTATTGCAAATAAATTACCCGGAAAGAATGAGAATCCTCCTATAATTTCTCTTTTTCCTGAGCAGAATAAGATAAAAAATAGCGAGATATTCATTAATAAGGGAGTTTTAGGTTATTTATTTTTAAAGGAGGGTTTTATAGCAAATTATAAATACAATGGAAAGCAATTCCGAGTTTTTATTATCTTTTCAGATAATATCAAAGAAATAGAGAAGATGTTTAGTGATTATAAAAATAATTTAAGTCTCCAAGGTATTTTTGCTGAAAAAATATCCGGATTAGGAGAAGAGGCTTTCTTCAGCAGAGATCCTTATCACAGAGAGGTTTATGTAGTAAAATACAGAAAACATTTAATAGGAGTAATTGATGGCATCGATAAAGGTATAGCCTTTTCTTATCTCAGTAAAATCCTCCAAAGAATCAGAGAAAAAAAATCATAA
- a CDS encoding D-aminoacylase, with protein sequence MRLTKYVFILMYSFSLFSGWIIFSRKYDFVIKNGLIIDGSGNPWFMGDVGIIDKEIKKVGVISEKKAKKIIDAKNLIVCPGFIDIHTHADRGILEVPTAYNYVLQGVTSVIGGNCGGSVFPLKEFFKKIKNTGISLNFGSLVGHNTIRKEVMGLKMADPTEEEMNKMMELLEKEMKSGALGLSTGLAYMPGVYSKTEELVKLGMVVAKHNGIYASHIRNQGKYIEQAIEEAILIGEKNKIPVEISHVKLADEVVWGEIDKILKPILNARRRGIEVTTDQYPYTATSSGFSSSFPSWALEGGREKFIERIKDNENYKRIRDTIINNRLTSQRGINKLQGIYIVSYPYDRAFEGRNLEEILDMIGKKPTIENAADLIIEIEKNGGAQAIFFQMDEKDVEEIMKLPFNMIGSDGGVIKYGEGFPHPRSYGTFPRILSKYVREKNMIELEDAIRKMTSLPAQTLRLEKRGMIKEGYFADIVIFDPERIKDRADFSSPHRYPEGIKYVFVNGEIVAENGNHTRKFPGMILYGKKAD encoded by the coding sequence ATGAGGTTAACTAAATATGTGTTCATTTTAATGTATTCTTTCTCCCTTTTTTCTGGATGGATCATTTTTTCCAGAAAATATGATTTTGTTATCAAGAATGGATTGATAATTGATGGCTCTGGAAATCCCTGGTTTATGGGTGATGTGGGGATTATCGATAAAGAAATAAAAAAAGTTGGTGTGATTTCCGAAAAGAAAGCAAAAAAAATTATAGATGCTAAAAACCTTATAGTTTGTCCTGGTTTTATAGATATCCATACACATGCTGATAGAGGAATACTTGAAGTGCCAACCGCTTATAATTATGTGTTACAGGGAGTTACATCAGTAATAGGCGGAAACTGTGGAGGTTCTGTTTTTCCCCTTAAAGAATTTTTTAAAAAAATAAAAAACACAGGTATATCATTAAATTTCGGATCCTTAGTGGGGCACAACACAATAAGAAAAGAGGTTATGGGACTGAAAATGGCTGACCCGACAGAAGAGGAAATGAATAAAATGATGGAGCTTTTAGAAAAAGAAATGAAATCAGGAGCTCTTGGTTTGTCTACAGGTCTGGCATATATGCCAGGAGTTTATTCAAAGACTGAGGAATTGGTAAAGCTGGGGATGGTAGTAGCAAAACACAATGGAATATATGCCTCCCACATAAGAAACCAGGGAAAATACATTGAACAGGCAATTGAAGAAGCTATACTGATAGGGGAGAAAAATAAGATTCCTGTTGAAATATCTCATGTTAAGCTTGCCGATGAAGTGGTGTGGGGTGAAATTGACAAAATTCTCAAACCAATTTTAAATGCAAGAAGAAGAGGGATCGAAGTAACAACAGACCAGTATCCTTATACAGCAACGAGCAGTGGTTTTTCCAGCAGTTTTCCATCCTGGGCTCTTGAAGGAGGAAGGGAGAAATTTATCGAGAGAATCAAAGATAATGAGAATTATAAGAGAATAAGAGATACTATTATAAATAACAGATTGACATCCCAGAGAGGAATAAACAAGCTCCAGGGGATTTACATAGTCAGTTATCCATACGACAGAGCTTTTGAGGGAAGAAATTTGGAAGAAATACTGGATATGATTGGAAAAAAGCCCACTATAGAAAATGCAGCAGATTTAATTATTGAAATTGAAAAAAACGGTGGAGCTCAGGCAATATTTTTTCAGATGGATGAAAAAGATGTGGAAGAGATTATGAAGCTTCCTTTTAACATGATCGGCTCGGATGGAGGAGTTATAAAATATGGAGAGGGATTTCCCCATCCTCGTTCGTATGGGACATTTCCAAGAATTCTCTCCAAGTACGTAAGAGAAAAAAACATGATAGAGCTTGAAGATGCAATAAGAAAGATGACATCCCTTCCAGCCCAGACATTAAGACTTGAGAAAAGAGGGATGATAAAAGAAGGATATTTTGCAGATATAGTAATATTTGATCCAGAGAGGATAAAGGACAGAGCTGATTTCAGTTCTCCCCATCGATATCCTGAAGGTATCAAATATGTATTTGTAAACGGAGAAATTGTTGCAGAGAATGGAAATCATACCCGGAAATTTCCAGGAATGATTCTTTATGGAAAAAAGGCAGATTAA
- a CDS encoding PilZ domain-containing protein translates to MSNLQKIAQLFDPDNQRSKLEEGKKISKKHLINTLNYINFQDGTIFVNFKNLKYGNIISLQAKPKPCVGNNLDCYWVSKTGLSQKINLYKFINFILNDGMKLILVKPEVKKITEEGISFDLPEICYEVSSRKVKRHPCEGIKVEFIQNGVVFHGILLEFSAVSFSVKVSAEPPQSFQWVNPEHPVYVIFKNDQETLYSGECRIIRQTFNKKTRIFVLKPIKNNIIRFNPKEIRSSRHKLMPSPNVFFRHPFTNKMITLEVDDLSGSGFSVEEYYDSSVLLPGMIIPELYLEFANNFMIRCKVQVVYSNVYKTDEKRAFVKCGMAILDIDIQDQVKISSFLHQLTNRKSYVCNVVDLEALWKFFFESGFIYPEKYTFIHASKEKFKETYMKLYVQNPTIARHFIYQDKGIIYSHISMLRFYENTWLFHHHAANRSEFNRAGLVVLNQIGRYVNDFYRLYSTRMNFIICYFRPDNKFPNRVFGGFTKYLDNPKGCSHDIFAYLHFLRAFDQFDQKTFSGAWSLEKTQPDDLVELSGFYEYISGGLMLNALDLEPDMIDSDELSKEYQKLGFKRERHLFSLKRDGLLKAIFLVTISDVGLNMSSLTNCIHVIILDSEGLPHNILFSGLSQLSKYYEQDEIPILLYPVKDIEAKSISSDKIYNLWVLNVPVAGEHYLKYMEDLITHNKLE, encoded by the coding sequence ATGAGTAATCTACAAAAAATTGCTCAATTGTTTGATCCCGATAACCAGAGAAGCAAATTAGAAGAAGGAAAAAAAATCAGTAAAAAGCATTTAATAAACACTCTAAATTACATTAATTTTCAAGACGGTACTATCTTTGTAAATTTTAAAAACTTGAAATATGGTAATATTATTTCACTTCAAGCCAAGCCCAAGCCATGTGTGGGAAATAACTTAGATTGTTACTGGGTTAGCAAAACAGGGCTTTCCCAAAAAATTAATTTATATAAATTTATAAATTTCATCTTAAATGACGGTATGAAATTGATTCTTGTTAAACCAGAAGTTAAAAAAATAACAGAAGAAGGTATTAGTTTTGACCTTCCTGAAATTTGTTACGAAGTTAGTTCTCGAAAGGTGAAAAGACATCCTTGCGAAGGTATTAAGGTTGAATTTATTCAGAATGGTGTAGTATTTCATGGGATTCTTCTTGAATTTAGTGCCGTCTCTTTTAGCGTAAAGGTATCAGCTGAACCACCCCAATCATTTCAATGGGTTAACCCTGAACATCCAGTTTATGTAATCTTTAAGAATGATCAGGAGACTCTTTATTCAGGGGAATGCAGGATAATCAGACAAACTTTTAATAAAAAAACAAGGATCTTTGTATTAAAACCTATAAAAAATAATATAATAAGGTTTAATCCTAAAGAAATCCGGAGTTCAAGACATAAATTAATGCCTTCGCCAAATGTATTTTTCAGGCATCCTTTTACAAATAAAATGATTACTCTTGAAGTTGATGATCTGTCTGGCTCTGGCTTTTCAGTAGAAGAATATTACGATAGTTCTGTACTTTTACCTGGGATGATTATTCCAGAACTCTACTTAGAATTTGCAAATAATTTTATGATCAGGTGCAAGGTTCAAGTTGTTTATAGTAATGTATATAAAACCGATGAGAAAAGAGCTTTTGTAAAATGTGGTATGGCAATCTTAGATATTGATATTCAGGATCAGGTTAAGATTTCAAGCTTTCTGCATCAATTAACGAATAGAAAATCCTATGTCTGTAATGTAGTGGATTTGGAGGCTCTGTGGAAGTTCTTTTTTGAGTCAGGCTTTATCTATCCTGAAAAATATACATTTATCCATGCAAGCAAGGAGAAGTTTAAAGAGACTTATATGAAGCTTTATGTTCAGAATCCGACAATAGCAAGACATTTCATCTATCAAGATAAAGGAATAATTTATAGTCATATATCCATGCTCCGTTTTTATGAAAATACATGGTTATTTCATCACCACGCAGCTAACCGGTCAGAGTTTAACAGGGCAGGTCTGGTTGTGCTAAATCAGATTGGTCGTTATGTAAATGATTTTTATCGCCTATATTCAACCAGAATGAATTTTATAATCTGTTACTTCAGACCTGACAACAAGTTTCCAAATCGTGTTTTTGGAGGCTTTACCAAATATTTAGATAACCCAAAAGGGTGTTCTCATGACATTTTTGCTTATCTCCATTTCTTAAGAGCTTTTGATCAGTTTGATCAGAAAACTTTTTCAGGAGCATGGTCATTAGAAAAAACTCAGCCTGATGACTTAGTAGAACTAAGTGGTTTTTATGAATACATATCTGGAGGCCTTATGCTTAATGCACTGGATTTAGAACCAGATATGATTGATAGTGATGAACTAAGCAAAGAATATCAAAAGCTTGGTTTTAAGAGGGAAAGGCATCTTTTTTCGTTGAAGAGAGATGGGCTTCTTAAAGCAATTTTCCTGGTAACCATTTCGGATGTTGGTTTGAACATGTCGAGCCTGACTAATTGTATACATGTTATTATCCTTGATTCGGAAGGTCTTCCTCATAATATACTCTTTTCAGGCCTCTCACAGCTATCCAAATATTATGAGCAAGATGAAATACCAATACTCCTCTATCCTGTTAAGGATATTGAAGCAAAATCCATCTCCTCTGACAAAATATATAATCTTTGGGTCTTGAATGTTCCAGTAGCAGGAGAGCATTACTTAAAATATATGGAAGATTTAATCACTCACAATAAATTAGAATAA
- a CDS encoding N(4)-(beta-N-acetylglucosaminyl)-L-asparaginase, whose protein sequence is MSKDFSRRNFIKSIAGITAGVSLLNRSNIFGFNNTKKEIVHSGGPLAISSRNGLRATEKAMEMLKAGADPLDAVIAGINIIEDDPEDISVGYGGLPNEEGVVELDASVMHGPTHNAGAVASLRNIKNPSKVAKLVMERTDHVLLVGEGALKFAKAHGFKEENLLTEKSRKIWLYWKETLSDKDDWFPPKKQEIEEEIRRYVEHYGTINCLAIDSKGDIGGVTTTSGLAFKIPGRVGDSPIIGAGLYVDNDVGAAGSTGRGETNILNLGSFTVVEYMRNGLSPEEACLKTLERIAYTSKKQPHLLDSNGRPNFNLNFYTLNKKGEYAGAAIWSGSSYVVHDGKENRIKDSAYLFKRK, encoded by the coding sequence ATGTCTAAGGATTTTTCAAGAAGGAATTTTATTAAATCAATCGCTGGTATTACAGCTGGAGTCAGTCTTTTGAACAGATCAAACATTTTTGGGTTTAATAATACAAAAAAAGAAATAGTACATTCAGGTGGTCCTTTAGCCATTTCAAGCAGAAATGGATTGAGGGCAACTGAGAAAGCTATGGAAATGTTAAAAGCTGGTGCTGATCCACTGGATGCAGTTATTGCAGGGATTAATATTATTGAAGACGATCCAGAAGATATCAGTGTTGGATATGGGGGGCTTCCAAATGAGGAAGGAGTGGTTGAGCTGGATGCATCTGTTATGCATGGTCCTACCCATAATGCTGGTGCTGTGGCTTCATTGAGAAACATTAAAAATCCATCAAAGGTTGCAAAACTTGTGATGGAAAGAACAGACCATGTTTTGCTTGTGGGAGAAGGAGCTTTAAAATTTGCAAAAGCCCATGGCTTTAAAGAAGAGAATTTGCTAACAGAAAAATCAAGAAAGATATGGCTCTACTGGAAGGAAACCCTTTCAGATAAGGATGACTGGTTTCCCCCAAAGAAACAAGAGATTGAAGAGGAAATAAGACGGTATGTGGAACATTACGGGACGATAAACTGTTTAGCTATTGACTCTAAAGGAGACATTGGAGGTGTTACCACAACAAGCGGTTTGGCTTTTAAGATACCTGGAAGGGTTGGAGATTCTCCTATAATCGGAGCCGGTCTTTATGTGGACAATGATGTGGGAGCTGCCGGTTCCACTGGAAGGGGAGAGACAAATATTTTAAATTTAGGAAGCTTTACAGTGGTGGAATATATGAGAAATGGACTATCTCCTGAAGAAGCATGTTTAAAAACACTTGAAAGAATTGCATACACATCGAAAAAACAACCCCATCTTTTAGATAGCAATGGAAGACCTAATTTTAATCTGAATTTTTATACATTGAATAAAAAAGGGGAATATGCAGGCGCTGCTATCTGGAGTGGCTCAAGCTATGTGGTTCATGATGGGAAAGAAAATAGAATAAAAGACTCAGCATATCTATTTAAAAGAAAATAA
- the glp gene encoding gephyrin-like molybdotransferase Glp produces MERRMVSFEEALSIILSKINPLESKETELLNCLDLVLQEDVISPIDIPPFNNSAMDGYAVRSEDIKRASFEKPVVLEVIEELWAGKKTKCKIGERKAVKIMTGAPIPEGADTVVKVEDTKKIVDRKEYVKIFVSQSPGENIRLAGENVKRGELILSKGRVLGPAEIGMAASLGLTKLKVIRKPKIAVIATGNELVKPGKKLKEFMIYESNLYALASLIKKYSGIPINMGIARDNLAKIKDKINHAIMKSDLILTSAGVSVGEYDFVREALISINGNIYFWQVAVKPGKPLVFGEVHGKPLFGLPGNPVSNITSFLLFVRPAILKMMGKKPENLPIVKAILEEEIKKKGGRRHFLRGIIRFDGDRAFVKTTGPQGSGILKSMVLANCLIVIPEDVKFIPHGEKIDCLLI; encoded by the coding sequence GTGGAAAGAAGAATGGTTTCTTTTGAAGAAGCTTTGAGCATAATATTGAGTAAAATCAATCCGTTGGAATCCAAAGAAACTGAACTTTTGAATTGCCTTGATTTAGTTCTTCAGGAAGATGTAATCAGCCCCATAGACATACCACCATTCAATAATTCTGCCATGGATGGATACGCTGTCAGAAGTGAAGACATTAAAAGGGCTTCTTTTGAAAAACCAGTAGTTTTAGAGGTGATTGAGGAGTTATGGGCAGGTAAAAAAACTAAATGTAAAATTGGGGAAAGAAAAGCAGTAAAAATTATGACAGGAGCTCCTATCCCAGAAGGAGCAGATACAGTTGTAAAAGTGGAAGATACTAAAAAAATTGTAGATAGAAAAGAATATGTAAAAATTTTTGTCTCGCAAAGCCCAGGAGAGAACATAAGATTGGCAGGAGAAAATGTTAAAAGAGGAGAGCTAATCTTGTCAAAGGGAAGGGTATTAGGTCCAGCTGAGATTGGAATGGCTGCTTCCCTTGGTCTTACTAAATTGAAAGTTATAAGAAAGCCTAAAATTGCTGTAATTGCTACGGGGAATGAATTGGTTAAGCCTGGGAAAAAACTAAAAGAATTCATGATATATGAATCAAATCTCTATGCTTTAGCTTCTTTAATAAAGAAATATTCTGGAATTCCTATAAATATGGGAATTGCACGGGATAATTTAGCCAAGATAAAAGATAAGATAAATCATGCAATCATGAAATCAGATTTAATCTTGACCTCAGCAGGGGTCTCGGTTGGAGAATATGATTTTGTAAGGGAAGCCTTAATTTCTATAAATGGAAATATTTATTTCTGGCAGGTTGCTGTCAAGCCAGGAAAACCCCTTGTCTTCGGAGAGGTTCATGGAAAGCCTCTCTTTGGACTTCCAGGAAATCCTGTTTCAAACATTACTTCATTTCTCTTATTCGTAAGACCTGCCATATTAAAAATGATGGGGAAAAAACCAGAAAATCTACCGATCGTAAAAGCAATTCTTGAAGAAGAGATAAAGAAAAAAGGAGGGAGGAGACATTTTTTGCGAGGAATCATAAGGTTTGACGGCGATAGAGCATTTGTAAAAACAACAGGACCTCAAGGATCAGGAATCTTGAAATCAATGGTTCTTGCAAATTGTTTAATCGTTATTCCCGAAGATGTTAAATTTATCCCCCATGGCGAAAAAATTGATTGTTTGCTGATTTGA